From Hydra vulgaris chromosome 07, alternate assembly HydraT2T_AEP, a single genomic window includes:
- the LOC136082808 gene encoding beta-1,3-galactosyl-O-glycosyl-glycoprotein beta-1,6-N-acetylglucosaminyltransferase 4-like, with protein MWDPNKQYNQAKLLNCDNLISMYEKKLNQSHLFARKINQKFYKYINVSEIYDTIRRSCVPVHKIFSYRTPKYSYDSYPIAYTITLDRTAEQSLRFLSSIYHQDNIYCIHPNSIFGPTYLNVFKKISDCVPNIILPDRIYGIKVKTYNRLLAQIACFKKLLNTTILWRYGFNLPSSAFPLRNNTYLVQYLKQKPYENVVPWDTPAERFQKRFMYSFALKEIEGETLLVQTNIKKKNPPGNIKIFRKGEHFISTREFWEFLTESNIAKSFLEWAHDTKSPEDFFYASMNRYKGAPGGIPYNEEDLQQEEALQTVEYENVIDLPDSDFVINLWKSDRSIKCHGVYRDDMCIFGSADLRWLIQQDSLFALSFDYRVDRVAIDCLTKHIQTPLLPEYNDQTNSLFS; from the coding sequence ATGTGGGATCCAAATAAACAATACAATCAAGCTAAGCTTTTAAACTGCGATAACTTGATAAGTATGTACGAAAAGAAACTTAATCAAAGTCACCTTTTTGCTCgtaaaataaaccaaaagttttataaatacattaacgTCTCTGAAATTTACGACACAATACGGCGCAGCTGTGTACctgttcataaaatattttcctatAGAACTCCAAAATACAGTTATGATTCTTATCCAATAGCATATACAATAACACTCGACCGAACTGCTGAACAATCGTTGCGTTTTTTGTCAAGCATTTATCATCAGGacaatatatattgtattcACCCTAACTCAATATTCGGTCCAACttacttaaatgtttttaaaaaaatttccgaTTGCGTTCCTAATATTATTTTACCTGATCGAATATATGGAATAAAAGTAAAGACATACAATCGCCTATTAGCACAAATAGCATGTTtcaaaaaacttcttaacaCCACTATTCTATGGAGATATGGATTTAATTTACCCAGTTCTGCTTTTCCATTAAGAAATAATACTTATTTAGTGcaatatttgaaacaaaaaccgTATGAAAACGTTGTCCCGTGGGATACACCGGCTGAACGTTTTCAAAAACGTTTTATGTACTCGTTTGCTTTGAAAGAAATTGAAGGAGAAACGTTACTTgtacaaacaaatattaaaaaaaagaatcctcctggaaacattaaaatatttcgaAAAGGGGAGCACTTTATATCAACCCGTGAATTTTGGGAATTTCTAACTGAATCTAATATAGCTAAGTCATTCTTAGAATGGGCACACGACACTAAAAGCCcagaagactttttttatgCTAGTATGAATCGGTATAAAGGTGCTCCTGGAGGAATACCATATAACGAAGAGGATCTTCAACAAGAAGAAGCATTACAGACAGTAGAGTACGAAAATGTAATTGATTTGCCAGATAGCGATTTTGTTATTAATCTGTGGAAATCTGATCGCAGTATAAAATGTCACGGTGTGTATAGAGATGATATGTGTATTTTTGGATCAGCCGATTTAAGATGGCTAATTCAACAAGATAGTTTGTTTGCACTTTCTTTTGATTATCGAGTTGATCGTGTAGCAATAGATTGTCTTACAAAACATATACAGACTCCATTGCTGCCGGAATATAACGATCAAACAAATAGTTTGTTctcataa